Proteins encoded together in one Rhizobacter sp. J219 window:
- the amrB gene encoding AmmeMemoRadiSam system protein B has protein sequence MSVSTRPAAVAGSFYPDDPATLRAALAAHLRQAGEPAAATRPPKLLVVPHAGYVYSGDVAALGYAELARWRAQIKRVVLLGPVHRVPVRGLAAPSVEAFETPLGKVPIDRGAIASVSDLSQLVQADRPHAMEHALEVQLPFLQQVLGDGFQLVPLAVGDASPAEVAQVLERLWGGDETLIVISSDLSHYLPYAQAQARDGATVQRILHFATDLEGDEACGAAPLNGALQLARAKGLVPRLLGVRNSGDAAAGRAGRDRVVGYGALAFDVPPAREAGDSLGATLVTLARRAIAEALGLDVPASALPDLAALAQPGATFVTLHDREGKLRGCVGRLEAVRPLLDDVRANAVAAAFHDPRFPPLLASEWPGLRVEVSLLDAPEPMEVRSEAEALAALRPGEDGVIFEWQGRRATFLPQVWEQLPDARSFLASLKRKAGLQADFWAPDVKLSRYRVRKFEDTR, from the coding sequence ATGTCCGTGAGCACCCGCCCTGCCGCTGTTGCAGGCAGCTTCTATCCCGATGACCCCGCCACCCTGCGCGCCGCGCTGGCCGCGCACCTGCGCCAGGCGGGCGAGCCGGCCGCGGCGACGCGCCCGCCCAAGCTCCTCGTGGTGCCGCATGCGGGATATGTCTATTCCGGTGACGTGGCGGCGCTCGGGTATGCCGAGCTGGCCCGCTGGCGCGCACAGATCAAGCGCGTGGTGCTGCTCGGCCCGGTGCACCGGGTGCCGGTGCGCGGCCTGGCGGCGCCCAGCGTCGAGGCGTTCGAGACGCCGCTCGGCAAGGTGCCGATCGACCGCGGGGCCATCGCGTCGGTGAGCGACCTGTCGCAGCTGGTGCAGGCCGACCGGCCGCATGCGATGGAGCACGCGCTCGAGGTGCAGCTGCCCTTCTTGCAGCAGGTGCTGGGCGACGGCTTCCAGCTCGTGCCGCTGGCCGTGGGCGACGCCAGCCCGGCCGAGGTGGCGCAGGTGCTGGAGCGGTTGTGGGGCGGCGACGAGACGCTGATCGTCATCAGCTCCGACCTGTCGCACTACCTGCCGTATGCGCAGGCGCAAGCGCGTGACGGGGCCACGGTGCAGCGCATCCTGCACTTCGCCACCGATCTCGAAGGCGACGAGGCTTGCGGGGCCGCGCCGCTCAATGGCGCGCTCCAGCTCGCCCGTGCCAAGGGACTGGTGCCGCGACTGCTGGGGGTGCGCAACTCGGGCGATGCGGCGGCGGGCCGAGCCGGGCGCGACCGGGTGGTCGGCTATGGCGCACTGGCGTTCGATGTGCCGCCCGCACGTGAGGCGGGCGACTCGCTGGGCGCGACCCTCGTCACGCTCGCCCGGCGTGCCATCGCCGAAGCGCTGGGCCTCGACGTGCCCGCGTCTGCGTTGCCCGACCTGGCCGCACTCGCCCAGCCGGGTGCGACCTTCGTGACGCTGCACGATCGCGAGGGCAAGCTGCGCGGGTGCGTCGGCCGGCTCGAAGCGGTGCGACCTCTGCTCGACGACGTGCGTGCCAACGCGGTGGCGGCAGCGTTCCATGACCCTCGATTCCCGCCCTTGCTGGCCAGCGAGTGGCCGGGCTTGCGGGTCGAGGTCTCGTTGCTCGATGCACCCGAGCCGATGGAGGTGCGCAGCGAAGCCGAGGCCCTGGCGGCGCTGCGGCCCGGCGAAGACGGCGTCATTTTCGAATGGCAGGGCCGCCGCGCGACCTTTCTGCCGCAGGTGTGGGAGCAACTGCCCGATGCGCGCAGCTTCCTCGCCTCGCTCAAGCGCAAGGCCGGCTTGCAGGCGGATTTCTGGGCGCCCGATGTGAAGCTGTCGCGCTACCGCGTGCGCAAGTTCGAGGACACACGATGA
- the thiC gene encoding phosphomethylpyrimidine synthase ThiC yields MTTPHSAHEPSLHERLALAREPFPASRKVHLEGPLTGVRVPMREITLSNGERLVVHDTSGPCTDPSILFDVRLGLPALRSAWIETRGDTEPYDARPRSARDDGLRHDTTADPQLARLHAEAAALQRTPRRAKSGANVTQMHYARRGIVTPEMEFVAIRENDRRAWTREYLADDAREKRLAGNALGTRMPAEITPEFVRNEVARGRAIIPANINHPELEPTIIGRHFKVKVNANIGNSAVTSSIEEEVEKLVWSTRWGADTVMDLSTGKNIHTTRDWILRNSPVPIGTVPLYQALEKVGGVAEELSWAIFRDTLIEQAEQGVDYFTIHAGLRLPFIHLTTKRRTGIVSRGGSILAKWCITHHRENFLYTHFDEICEIMKAYDVSFSLGDGLRPGSGADANDEAQFAELRTLGELTQIAWKHDVQTMIEGPGHVPMHLIQANMDEQLKHCHEAPFYTLGPLTIDIAPGYDHIASAIGAAMIGWMGTSMLCYVTPKEHLGLPDRDDVKQGLMAYKIAAHAADVAKGHPGARARDDAMSKARFEFRWNDQFALGLDPETAREYHDETLPKDSSKHAHFCSMCGPKFCSMKITQDVRDYAASRGLDEHDAVAHGQAEKSAEFKAKGGEIYIPVHPV; encoded by the coding sequence ATGACCACCCCCCATTCCGCCCACGAGCCTTCTCTGCACGAGAGACTGGCGCTCGCACGCGAGCCTTTCCCGGCCTCGCGCAAGGTCCACCTCGAGGGCCCGCTCACCGGCGTGCGTGTGCCCATGCGCGAGATCACGCTCAGCAACGGCGAGCGTCTGGTCGTGCACGACACCTCCGGCCCCTGTACCGACCCATCGATCCTCTTCGACGTGCGCCTGGGCCTGCCCGCACTGCGCAGCGCATGGATCGAAACGCGAGGCGACACCGAGCCCTACGATGCCCGACCGCGCTCGGCCCGCGACGACGGCTTGCGCCATGACACCACGGCCGACCCGCAGCTCGCCCGCCTGCACGCCGAAGCCGCCGCGCTGCAGCGCACGCCACGCCGCGCGAAGAGCGGCGCCAACGTCACGCAGATGCACTACGCGCGCCGCGGCATCGTCACGCCCGAGATGGAGTTCGTCGCGATCCGCGAGAACGACCGCCGCGCGTGGACGCGCGAATACCTCGCGGACGACGCAAGAGAAAAGCGCCTGGCCGGCAACGCGCTCGGCACCCGCATGCCCGCCGAGATCACGCCCGAGTTCGTGCGCAACGAGGTGGCGCGCGGCCGCGCCATCATCCCGGCCAACATCAACCACCCGGAACTCGAGCCCACCATCATCGGCCGCCACTTCAAGGTGAAGGTCAACGCCAACATCGGCAACTCGGCCGTCACCTCCAGCATCGAGGAGGAGGTGGAAAAACTCGTGTGGTCGACCCGCTGGGGCGCCGACACGGTGATGGACCTGTCGACCGGCAAGAACATCCACACCACGCGCGACTGGATTCTGCGCAACTCGCCCGTGCCCATCGGCACCGTGCCGCTGTACCAGGCGCTCGAAAAAGTGGGCGGCGTGGCCGAGGAGCTCTCGTGGGCCATCTTCCGCGACACGCTGATCGAGCAGGCCGAACAGGGCGTCGACTACTTCACCATCCACGCCGGCCTGCGCCTGCCCTTCATCCACCTCACGACGAAGCGGCGCACCGGCATCGTCTCGCGGGGCGGCTCCATCCTCGCCAAGTGGTGCATCACGCACCACCGGGAGAACTTCCTCTACACGCACTTCGACGAGATCTGCGAAATCATGAAGGCCTACGACGTGAGCTTCTCGCTCGGCGACGGCCTGCGCCCCGGCAGTGGCGCCGATGCCAACGACGAGGCCCAGTTCGCCGAGCTGCGCACGCTCGGCGAGCTGACGCAGATCGCGTGGAAGCACGACGTGCAGACCATGATCGAAGGCCCGGGCCATGTGCCGATGCACCTGATCCAGGCCAACATGGACGAGCAGCTCAAGCACTGCCACGAGGCGCCCTTCTACACGCTGGGCCCGCTCACCATCGACATCGCGCCCGGCTACGACCACATCGCCAGCGCCATCGGTGCCGCGATGATCGGCTGGATGGGCACCTCGATGCTCTGCTACGTGACGCCGAAGGAGCACCTTGGCCTGCCCGACCGAGACGACGTGAAGCAGGGGCTCATGGCCTACAAGATCGCCGCCCACGCCGCCGACGTCGCCAAGGGCCACCCGGGCGCCCGAGCGCGCGACGACGCGATGAGCAAGGCGCGCTTCGAGTTCCGCTGGAACGACCAGTTCGCGCTCGGCCTCGACCCCGAGACGGCGCGCGAGTACCACGACGAGACGCTGCCGAAGGATTCGTCGAAGCACGCGCATTTCTGCTCGATGTGCGGGCCGAAGTTCTGCTCGATGAAGATCACGCAGGACGTGCGCGACTACGCCGCCTCGCGCGGACTCGACGAGCACGATGCTGTCGCCCATGGCCAGGCCGAGAAGTCGGCCGAGTTCAAGGCCAAGGGGGGCGAGATCTACATCCCGGTGCACCCGGTATGA
- a CDS encoding DUF4382 domain-containing protein has translation MKTWTRHIRIAALALVAAVIGACGGGSDSGGTGASSGTLRVALTDAPACGYDHVYVTVDRVRVHQSSTAADGDAGWAEVVLPTPRRIDLLSLTNGVLDELGQTPLPAGRYTQLRLVLAPNGNGNATPIANAIRLTGDSADTPLVTPSGQQSGLKMNVNIEVAANQMVDAVLDFDACKSIVRAGNSGRYLLKPVIRVIPRYVSGVLGYVDLALVGPGTSVSLQQAGVVIRATVPDATGRFLLQPVAPGTYDLVLSAPGRSTTVITGVPVTADTVLSLNTALAALVPPPSPTGVASGAITVTPAGPMDAEVRALQAAGPTTVEVASTLADESTGLYSLALPTAAPLVTGYAVPLPPATAASASAGRYTLQATLGGITKTTAAPVTVSASAPVVTGFSFP, from the coding sequence ATGAAGACTTGGACCCGACACATCCGCATCGCCGCACTGGCGCTGGTGGCCGCCGTCATCGGCGCCTGCGGGGGCGGCAGCGACAGTGGCGGCACCGGGGCCAGCAGCGGCACCCTGCGCGTGGCGCTGACCGACGCCCCCGCCTGCGGCTACGACCATGTGTACGTCACCGTCGACCGCGTGCGCGTGCACCAGAGCAGCACCGCCGCCGACGGCGACGCCGGCTGGGCCGAGGTGGTGCTGCCCACGCCGCGCCGCATCGACCTCCTGAGCCTCACCAACGGCGTGCTCGACGAGCTGGGCCAGACGCCGCTGCCCGCCGGCCGCTACACGCAGCTGCGCCTCGTGCTCGCGCCCAACGGCAATGGCAACGCCACGCCGATCGCCAATGCCATCCGCCTCACCGGCGACTCGGCCGACACCCCGCTCGTCACCCCGAGCGGCCAGCAAAGCGGCCTGAAGATGAACGTCAACATCGAGGTCGCCGCCAACCAGATGGTCGACGCGGTGCTCGACTTCGACGCCTGCAAGTCCATCGTGCGTGCCGGCAACTCGGGCCGCTATCTGCTGAAGCCGGTGATCCGCGTGATCCCGCGCTACGTCTCGGGCGTGCTCGGCTACGTGGACCTGGCGCTGGTCGGCCCCGGCACCAGCGTCTCGCTGCAGCAGGCCGGCGTGGTGATCCGCGCGACCGTGCCCGATGCGACCGGCCGCTTCCTGCTGCAACCCGTGGCCCCGGGCACCTATGACCTGGTGCTGAGCGCGCCCGGCCGCAGCACCACCGTGATCACCGGCGTGCCCGTCACCGCCGACACCGTGCTGAGCCTCAACACCGCCCTCGCGGCCCTCGTGCCGCCCCCCTCGCCCACCGGCGTGGCGAGCGGCGCCATCACCGTCACCCCGGCCGGCCCGATGGATGCCGAGGTGCGCGCCCTGCAGGCAGCCGGCCCCACCACCGTCGAAGTGGCCAGCACGCTCGCCGATGAAAGCACCGGCCTCTACAGCCTCGCGTTGCCCACCGCCGCGCCGCTCGTGACGGGCTACGCCGTGCCGCTGCCGCCCGCCACGGCCGCCAGCGCCTCGGCCGGCCGCTACACGCTGCAGGCCACGCTCGGCGGCATCACCAAGACGACAGCCGCGCCGGTCACGGTGTCGGCGAGCGCGCCGGTGGTGACGGGGTTCTCGTTCCCGTAA
- a CDS encoding thiazole synthase: MHAAPWAVYGTPLASRFFLGSAGYPSPHTLRQCIEASGTQVVTVGLRRTLAGAGDNGFVAEIRAALRERGGHLLPNTAGCRTAREAITLAHMARELYGTAWIKLEVVGDEHTLQPDPWELLVAAEQLTKDGFCVFPYCTDDLVLCRRLLDAGCQVLMPWGAPIGSGQGLLNPQALRTLRERLPEVPLIVDAGLGTPSHAVLALELGLDGVLLNSAVSQSGDPVRMAAAFAHAVQAGRLAREAGAMAQQAMAVPTTPVTGRPFLIG; the protein is encoded by the coding sequence ATGCACGCTGCCCCCTGGGCCGTCTACGGCACCCCGCTCGCCAGCCGCTTCTTCCTCGGTTCGGCCGGCTACCCCTCGCCGCACACGCTGCGCCAGTGCATCGAGGCTTCGGGCACGCAGGTCGTCACCGTCGGCCTGCGCCGCACGCTGGCGGGCGCTGGAGACAACGGCTTCGTCGCCGAGATCCGTGCGGCGCTGCGCGAGCGCGGCGGCCACCTGCTGCCCAACACCGCCGGCTGCCGCACCGCACGCGAAGCCATCACGCTGGCCCACATGGCGCGCGAGCTGTACGGCACCGCCTGGATCAAGCTCGAAGTGGTGGGCGACGAGCACACACTCCAGCCCGACCCCTGGGAGCTGCTCGTCGCCGCCGAGCAGCTGACGAAAGATGGCTTCTGCGTCTTCCCCTACTGCACCGACGACCTGGTGCTGTGCCGCCGCCTGCTCGACGCCGGCTGCCAGGTGCTGATGCCCTGGGGCGCCCCCATCGGCTCGGGCCAGGGCCTGCTCAACCCGCAGGCGCTGCGCACGCTACGCGAACGGCTGCCCGAGGTGCCCTTGATCGTCGACGCCGGCCTCGGCACCCCCTCGCACGCGGTGCTTGCGCTCGAACTCGGACTCGACGGTGTGCTGCTCAACTCGGCCGTCTCGCAATCGGGCGACCCGGTGCGCATGGCCGCCGCCTTCGCCCATGCGGTGCAAGCCGGCCGGCTGGCCCGCGAGGCCGGCGCGATGGCCCAGCAGGCGATGGCCGTGCCCACCACACCGGTCACCGGCCGGCCCTTCCTGATCGGCTGA
- a CDS encoding FAD-binding oxidoreductase, whose protein sequence is MTSLRIAIAGAGVLGRLLAWRLSREGHAVQVVDPAPGPGAPPLGSVLSQPFAAGYTAAGLLSPLAELDHAEPELAALGWRSIVMWRDVASALAPQAPQTLLRVQGSLLVAHNADMGAALRVMVKLRSACEADPSAWPAPEIVPPSELRVMEPELLPGLSAWSLPGEGQLEPRLLLDALAAQATGVQWHWGQRVTQVRPGSLQLENGQRIGCDLAVDVRGLGARDDAPGLRGVRGELVWLHAPGLRLRHPVRLLHPRHRVYIVPRAGEHIVVGASEIESEDRSAVSLRSAVELMAAAHSVLPGLAEARIVHLDTNLRPAWPDHQPRIEASPGLLRITGLYRHGWLLAPALVDDALRQVLPEPAHA, encoded by the coding sequence ATGACAAGCTTGCGCATCGCCATCGCCGGCGCCGGCGTGCTGGGACGTCTGCTCGCATGGCGTCTCTCGCGCGAGGGCCACGCCGTGCAGGTGGTCGACCCCGCGCCCGGCCCCGGCGCACCGCCGCTCGGCAGCGTCCTGTCGCAGCCCTTCGCCGCCGGCTACACCGCGGCCGGCCTGCTGAGCCCGCTCGCCGAACTCGACCACGCCGAGCCCGAACTCGCCGCGCTCGGCTGGCGCTCGATCGTGATGTGGCGCGACGTGGCCTCGGCGCTGGCACCGCAAGCGCCGCAGACGCTGCTGCGCGTGCAGGGCAGCCTGCTCGTCGCGCACAACGCCGACATGGGCGCCGCGCTGCGCGTGATGGTCAAGCTGCGCAGCGCCTGTGAAGCCGACCCCAGCGCCTGGCCCGCCCCCGAGATCGTGCCGCCAAGCGAGCTGCGCGTGATGGAGCCCGAGCTGCTGCCCGGCCTGTCCGCCTGGTCGCTGCCCGGCGAAGGCCAGCTCGAACCGCGCCTGCTGCTCGATGCCCTCGCCGCGCAGGCCACCGGCGTGCAGTGGCATTGGGGCCAGCGTGTCACGCAGGTGCGGCCGGGCAGCCTGCAGCTCGAAAACGGACAGCGGATCGGCTGTGACCTGGCGGTTGACGTGCGCGGACTGGGCGCACGCGACGACGCCCCCGGCCTGCGCGGCGTGCGCGGCGAGCTGGTGTGGTTGCACGCGCCGGGCCTGCGCCTTCGCCACCCGGTGCGGCTGCTGCATCCGCGTCACCGTGTGTACATCGTGCCGCGCGCCGGCGAGCACATCGTGGTGGGCGCGAGCGAGATCGAGAGCGAAGACCGCTCGGCGGTGAGCCTGCGCAGCGCCGTCGAGCTGATGGCCGCTGCGCACAGCGTGCTGCCCGGCCTCGCCGAAGCCCGCATCGTGCACCTCGACACCAACCTGCGCCCCGCCTGGCCCGACCACCAGCCGCGCATCGAGGCCTCGCCCGGTCTCTTGCGCATCACCGGCCTCTACCGCCACGGCTGGCTGCTCGCGCCCGCGCTGGTCGACGACGCCCTGCGCCAGGTGCTGCCGGAGCCCGCGCATGCCTGA
- the thiS gene encoding sulfur carrier protein ThiS, whose amino-acid sequence MPEATVYLNGEARPWQPQMNLLALLADETRQVATALNGEFVPQAQRAHTLLQPGDQVTVFTAIVGG is encoded by the coding sequence ATGCCTGAGGCCACCGTCTACCTCAACGGCGAAGCCCGTCCGTGGCAGCCGCAGATGAACCTGCTCGCACTGCTCGCGGACGAAACCCGCCAGGTCGCCACCGCCCTCAACGGCGAATTCGTGCCGCAGGCGCAACGCGCCCACACGCTGCTGCAGCCGGGCGACCAGGTGACCGTCTTCACCGCCATCGTCGGAGGCTGA
- a CDS encoding PfkB family carbohydrate kinase yields the protein MSPPIVWSISGHDSGGGAGLSADQRAADAAEVHLCPIVAALTAQSSVAVDSVHPVPPEQLQAQLEALAHDLPPRAIKTGLLGSVANVRMVAQWVDRLRQRGPLALVVDPVLRASTGESFADVALVEAYRRELLPRATVVTPNRREAAVLLLRHDRDVPDQARALQALGTQAVCITGGDADDPTARDRWHSVHASGWLALPRRAATNTHGTGCTFATALAAALARGFVPADAAVIAKMLTTSGLQANAPNPGRGAGPVRPRHGFITDRSLLPTLDDGEWPTVAPRGAPPVQGLYAITDHAAQLASLVEQGVRTVQLRLKRAEAEPEAAWQARLLDEISRSRAAALAHGATLIVNDHWQQAAALGVDFVHLGQEDLLALSDEDREQLHRARRAGLRLGLSSHSLWELARAAAWQPDYIACGPVWPTLTKAMPWQPQGLHNLAWWAAMSPAPVVAIGGILEPSQLADAAAAGASAGCVVRGLQPGSFHAVVDWRQAWDAGATRRGTQVHWPRPTL from the coding sequence ATGAGCCCTCCCATCGTCTGGAGCATCTCCGGCCACGACAGCGGCGGCGGCGCCGGCCTGAGCGCCGACCAGCGCGCCGCCGACGCCGCCGAAGTGCACCTGTGCCCCATCGTCGCCGCCCTCACCGCACAGAGCAGCGTGGCGGTCGACAGCGTGCACCCGGTGCCGCCCGAGCAGTTGCAGGCGCAGCTCGAAGCGCTGGCCCATGACCTGCCGCCGCGAGCCATCAAGACCGGCCTGCTCGGCAGCGTGGCCAACGTGCGCATGGTTGCGCAATGGGTCGACCGCCTGCGCCAGCGCGGGCCGCTCGCACTCGTCGTCGACCCCGTGCTGCGCGCGAGCACCGGCGAGAGCTTCGCCGACGTCGCGCTCGTCGAGGCCTACCGGCGCGAGCTGCTGCCGCGTGCGACAGTGGTCACGCCCAACCGCCGCGAGGCCGCCGTGCTGCTCTTGCGCCACGACCGCGACGTGCCCGACCAGGCACGTGCGCTGCAGGCACTCGGCACGCAGGCCGTGTGCATCACCGGCGGCGATGCCGATGACCCCACCGCCCGCGACCGCTGGCACAGCGTGCACGCGAGCGGCTGGCTTGCCCTGCCGCGCCGCGCGGCGACCAACACCCACGGCACCGGCTGCACCTTCGCCACCGCGCTCGCCGCCGCCCTGGCACGTGGTTTTGTACCGGCCGATGCGGCGGTGATCGCCAAGATGCTCACCACCTCGGGCCTGCAGGCCAACGCGCCGAACCCCGGTCGCGGTGCCGGCCCGGTGCGCCCCCGCCATGGCTTCATCACCGACCGCAGCCTGTTGCCTACGCTCGACGACGGCGAGTGGCCCACGGTCGCGCCACGTGGCGCACCGCCGGTGCAAGGCCTCTATGCCATCACCGACCACGCGGCGCAGCTCGCCTCGCTGGTCGAACAGGGCGTGCGCACCGTGCAACTGCGCCTCAAGCGCGCAGAAGCCGAGCCCGAAGCCGCATGGCAGGCCCGCCTGCTCGATGAGATCTCCCGCTCGCGTGCCGCAGCGCTCGCGCACGGCGCCACGCTCATCGTCAACGACCACTGGCAGCAGGCCGCAGCGCTCGGTGTCGACTTCGTGCACCTGGGCCAGGAAGACCTGCTCGCCCTGAGCGACGAAGACCGCGAGCAACTGCATCGCGCACGCCGCGCAGGCCTGCGCCTGGGCCTCAGCTCGCACAGCCTGTGGGAGCTGGCCCGCGCCGCCGCCTGGCAACCCGACTACATCGCCTGCGGCCCGGTGTGGCCGACGCTCACCAAGGCCATGCCGTGGCAGCCGCAGGGCCTGCACAACCTCGCCTGGTGGGCGGCGATGTCGCCTGCGCCGGTGGTGGCGATCGGAGGCATCCTCGAACCGTCTCAACTGGCCGACGCGGCTGCGGCCGGCGCAAGTGCGGGCTGTGTGGTGCGCGGGTTGCAGCCCGGTTCATTCCACGCGGTGGTTGACTGGCGTCAAGCGTGGGACGCCGGCGCCACCCGGCGCGGCACCCAGGTGCACTGGCCCCGCCCGACGCTGTAG